The Candidatus Accumulibacter similis genome has a segment encoding these proteins:
- a CDS encoding cytochrome C, protein MKTVLFCVLALLVGSAPAADDTRVLVPMPAAAADNLRSEMRASLLALNEILALVATGQLREAAEVAERELGRSAMGKHRSQPFEARPGPHMPPAMHAIGIDGHRAASDFARVAAGGDREKTIAALPTLTAACVGCHYGYRLR, encoded by the coding sequence ATGAAGACAGTTCTTTTCTGCGTATTGGCGCTGCTCGTCGGCAGCGCGCCGGCGGCCGACGACACCCGCGTCCTGGTGCCGATGCCGGCTGCGGCGGCAGACAACCTGCGCAGCGAAATGCGTGCCAGCCTGCTGGCGCTGAACGAGATTCTCGCGCTGGTGGCTACCGGGCAGTTGCGGGAAGCGGCTGAAGTCGCCGAGCGGGAGCTTGGCCGTTCGGCGATGGGCAAACACCGCAGCCAGCCGTTCGAGGCCCGGCCGGGTCCGCACATGCCGCCGGCGATGCACGCCATCGGCATTGACGGGCACAGGGCGGCCAGCGATTTTGCCCGTGTCGCTGCCGGCGGTGACCGCGAGAAGACGATCGCCGCCCTGCCGACGCTGACAGCGGCCTGCGTCGGCTG
- the ubiA gene encoding 4-hydroxybenzoate octaprenyltransferase: MQLSGLRLRERADLYERLMRLDKPIGILLLLWPTLWGLWLSALGKPDWLVVWIFILGTVLMRSAGCVINDLADRNFDPHVARTRDRPLAAGRVSVREARWLFAALVGCAAILVLPLRSWLLAGLCLAALGLAASYPFTKRFLAIPQAYLGVAFGFGIPMAYAAQLGQVPADAWWLLLANVFWAIAYDTEYAMVDRTDDVKIGIRTSAITFGRFDVAAVMLCYALALALIAVVGHGLGLGAVFYAGLAVAAAIAGHHFTLIHNRDPANCFRAFRHNNWFGASVFAGMALDFLLRGVSNG; the protein is encoded by the coding sequence ATGCAACTCTCCGGGCTCAGGCTGCGCGAACGGGCCGACCTTTACGAACGGCTGATGCGGCTCGACAAGCCGATCGGCATCCTGCTGCTTCTCTGGCCGACGCTGTGGGGGCTCTGGCTGTCGGCTCTGGGCAAGCCGGACTGGCTCGTGGTGTGGATATTCATTCTCGGGACGGTGCTGATGCGCTCGGCCGGCTGCGTGATCAACGACCTCGCGGACCGCAACTTCGACCCGCATGTCGCGCGCACGCGGGACCGCCCGCTGGCTGCCGGCCGTGTCTCGGTGCGCGAGGCGCGGTGGCTTTTCGCCGCGTTGGTGGGCTGCGCGGCCATCCTCGTGCTGCCGCTGCGCAGCTGGCTGTTGGCCGGCCTTTGCCTGGCGGCCCTGGGTCTCGCTGCCAGTTACCCGTTCACCAAGCGCTTTCTGGCAATTCCGCAAGCCTACCTGGGGGTTGCCTTCGGCTTCGGCATCCCGATGGCCTACGCGGCCCAACTCGGCCAAGTGCCCGCCGACGCCTGGTGGCTGCTGCTGGCGAACGTCTTCTGGGCAATCGCCTACGATACCGAGTATGCGATGGTCGACCGCACCGATGATGTGAAGATCGGCATCCGGACTTCGGCGATCACCTTCGGCCGTTTCGACGTCGCGGCAGTCATGCTCTGCTATGCACTCGCGCTGGCGCTGATCGCTGTCGTTGGTCACGGTCTCGGGCTGGGCGCCGTGTTCTACGCTGGTCTGGCGGTAGCTGCAGCCATTGCCGGCCATCATTTCACCTTGATCCACAACCGCGACCCGGCGAACTGCTTCAGGGCTTTTCGGCACAACAACTGGTTTGGCGCCAGCGTCTTTGCGGGCATGGCACTCGATTTTCTGCTGCGCGGGGTGAGCAACGGATGA